Part of the Diprion similis isolate iyDipSimi1 chromosome 10, iyDipSimi1.1, whole genome shotgun sequence genome, TCTCTTCAATATTTCGCTCGCTTTCGGGAAAATCCCAAGACATTTTTCGCTCCACGAGTgcctaaaaattttacatcaacaatttttaccgGGTCCCCAGATGCGGACCCAGCTCGCCGAGCCTTGCCACGCCCCTGAAGCTTGAGGGGCATTGGAAATCGGCGTGCACACAAAGGTACAGTCGCTACCCACACACCGCCAATACTTACCGGCGTGGGTACGAGGTGGGGGTTCGATTTTTCCCGAGCCCAGCCGGAGCCGGCCGAAGTTGAATAGTCGGTATAAAAGAGGGGAAGAACTGTGCGGTACTACTGCCGTGCCAGTGGCTGTGCAGCTTCCCCGTTTTGTAAATTCTTTATCGAGGTAGAAACGCCGATGCATGTTATTTGAGTAACGACAAATGTAGAAATCcgtttttcacgaaaattgaccattttttccgttttattGGGCCCTCCTAAGAGCCCGCAGAAATATAGTCACCTGCGAACTAAAagtgcgattttttttcacgagccTCCGACTTTCAGCCAATGCCGCAGTTGTCTTCGATGCTGTTCTTCTCGTGTCAACTCCCACCCGTCAATAAAGAACGACGTCCATCAATCCGTGTGCCCAGCTGCGTTTGTGTGCTGTGCAGCCACGACGTATAACAACGCTCGGCACACTTATAATACTCGTTTTGCTATACATACCGCCGTTCGACGGCCGCTCTCTTGACGAACGTTCCGAACGATCGGTCAAAATGTCCCACAGAACGTGACGCTGAAGCAATGTGCATTTCTGCAGTCTCCGACCTTCTCAATTGTAGGATATTTCTACctagaaatattttgaaattagaaTTCATCTGTGAAATCGGCGAACAAGATGAGTTTAAAAATTCCTTTTCTTCTCATGCAAACGTTtactttataataaaaattcgaggCGAGAAGGGCAACTTCTTTTATCATAAATTTAGTCTTGTCTGACTGTAGCAATCATTTGGATATCAAACTTTGATGCGAGCTGCTACACGCTACGTGATAAGCCTTCCTTTGTCTAAAATGCGCCAACACGTGCGTGAATGAGATATTGGCTTAGGAAGCGTCGCTGCTCTCGAAAAAGCCTCGAGAATTCAAGGATAGATTGGACAGAATGAATTTCGGTGTATCTAAAATGGCACCGACAGCCTTATCAAGCGTAAAGATAGAGACAATGAAGGGTATTGGATGTTGAGCTGCGAGCCGCTCAGCCCGTCTCTCCGCAGTTGGTAAACTGTGCTACTTTCGCGGCCATGTTTGACGACCGTAATGTCTAAGTGCGGAACTCTGCCCTCTCCCCCAGGATATTCTGGGCTTCGATATATTTCGTTGGAAAGTTTTTCTCCGCCTTAGCCAGCTCGCTGTTATGTTACGTGTACTTTTCGATGTACCTGTTTACAtacttgaatatatttttcagccGCAAAAGTAATACGCTATTCCTGAAAAGTGACTCTGGAGATGGAACCTCGGATAGAAGCTGACACTAAAAGCGACATCTCGAGTTGAGGCAATGCGGCGAATGATCGCTGACTTCGAACTCCGTTGGTAGGTACGTACAAACAGCCACCCGCGCAGATTTCTGTTATATCGTGATTCCAGAGCTAGTTTGCAAAGTtggagttgattttttttcttttttttccctgtcTTCTCATTAAATatgattttgttttcacaAGGCCACAAATCACGTGGTATCATTTTTGGCCATGGATGGAGTCGGTACCATTACGTGGGAAACATTTCTAAAAGATGCTGAAGCTTTGGTAAACGTTTCCGACAAGATTCGCGATGATTGGGAACTCGTCGGCGAtaaggtgatgaaaaaaaagaacttagATAAAAACTTGATATTATACAAACGTGAACAACCATTGTATACCTTGTACTTTGGAATACGCAATTGAGCATATAAGACTTGAatatttgagatttttatATTGATAATCAGTCAACGTTTTAACGATTCCCTATCGTTACCAAGGGCGCACCTGGAATGGCGTACCTTTCACGCCAGGTGAAAACGTACGTCCCGTGCGAATATCCAATCGACGAGTCACCAACTGGTCTCGACAAAGAGTATTGGGCTGAAAACTTAGACGCCAGGATGGTCAAGGACCCTTTTGAGGCAGCTTCGAAAGACGAGAGGCCGCTGATCACACTTCACCACGTTCTGTGGTCCATGAGTTATAGCGTACCAGTGCTTTACTTCAACGGATGGAAGTCTGGTGAGGAGAAAATTTTCCCTTACAAATATATTCCCCCCATCTGTCGGGCATATTCGGTGTTGTGGCTGGATTTCCACGATCCCTAATTCGCACATACCTCCAACCTGAGGTCATGGCGCTGTCACGGTTCTAAACCAGACTACGCACTTGGCGTTGAATGGTCGAAGCGGATGTAGGTTAGTATTGAAAGAGGAAGGAAAATACGAGGGAAAGCAGGCGCTGGTTTGCTAGGCGAGTTTCCCGGTAGAAGCTTCGGCCGTAGAAGCCCTcttaaaaaacaaacgagaGTCACATTAGCGCGAGCTTTTGTCGGACCATATCAGCTAAGCTCGTACGCTCTTTTGTTTCTGGCTTTTATCCTCCGCCTCACTCTCCGGTTTTCCGGGAGTCCTCTCCCCTGATCGCTGTCTCCATTTTAGCCTCGCTCAGAGAAAGAGGCTGCCAGATCGAACGAGCAATCAGCCAACGGACGCCTCGCAATCCCGCTCTTCGGTGCGATTAAGGCCGATGCAAGTGGCACGTTGAGTATTCTTTGGttcaaacggatttcgatTTCTCGCACCCTTCGGCTGCGCTGGCGTCCGTTGCTCAAAACTTTACTACTTCAGCCTCGGTTATCCTGAAATCGGTTCCAAAATTCTACAACAACCGTTTTCCGCATCCCATACACCGCCCGAGATAGTGTCGAGGGATTACTCGAGGCACCGGTAGCCCTCAGCACAGGCCTGACACAGCGCTTTTGACGAATTGGGTCAGCGCATATTTCccggaaaaaagttacgctatgattttcttgaaatgtttttatcaCGCCTAAAGTACTCCTTCGTATAATCAAGGAGACTTATCAGGGTTTCAGACTCGTCTTACATCcgtaaaaaaaccaaaaacacattctttattttttcgtctcaACAGATTTCGCTGGTTGCAATCCAGTCAGTGTCGAGGTCGCGCAGAAATTAATAAGCAACAACGACCTGGGTTACTCGGAATTGTCCCAGGCGATTCATCCGATCTTAGGAACCCCTTTTCTCCAATTGCATCCCTGCGGGTCTCAAGATCTCCTGAGACACGTCTGGAAAAGGTAAGATACCTTTTATTCGTTTGGTTTGGTTATCACGCAGGCatttatttgataattttgttagtcattctttcatattttaaCAGCAACAACAAGCTTGTGAGTTGGCTGAGTGTTGCCGCGCCTGCAGCGTTGCAGCTAAAACTTCATGAGGATTATTACAAACTGACGATCGCAGACGAGTCACGTGTGCCGGAGGTCACTTATGAAGCTGATTAGCGATCCATGATAACGACGATATCGGCGATGGCAGAATCAGTGATGCCAATTTCtctatgaaataaattttacgctTAACAAAAGTGACTCTCGTTATTTCCACCCCTGTACACATCTCCATGTACCAGACGCCGAGCTATCGGGGTCCTGAGTTGAATCAATATTAAAGCGAGTAGGCAGCCGAGATaggtattgataaaaaatactagCATTGCGTATCCCTCGCTGAACGCGCTTCGGCTGCAATCCGAGttcgaaaattataatacaaattGGACGTCGATGTAGCAACGCGAATCACATGAATATCGCCACCCTCCCGAGCCAATTTTCAGCGTAACTAATATGCACGGTTGTCTATTCCAGCTGTCGGTGGACAATAGTAAACCTTATCGATTCGGAGGTACGTAATGTGCCTAGTCGCTATTGGTATGTGCAAGTCGATAATTGATATTACCCTCTCGGTGCCGTTCGTGATTTACCGGAAAATTAGTCAGAGGAGGAGGTGGATTGGCTTCTTAGATACTGCTGAGAGTCAATCAGGATTTCAGTGAAAATGGTGACGAGGATGGAATGAGAGAGATCCGGTTGCTATGGTAACTCGGTTTGTTGCGCCGCTACCCTACCGTCTGGCGAAAAAGGACGGAAAAGGCCGCGCCTCCATGTTACACCCTACGGTGGGGGGAAAATACCTAAAATACATTGTTCGACAGTCGAAAATCACCTGATTTAGACAGAATCCTCTCAACGGCTACGGTACACTACGGATCATCGTCTCCTGTAGTCCACCTATGAACATGTAAGCATTCATGTATTTATAGCACTATCTCAGGTGCCCATCCTGAAATTGAGCAATTGAGTACGATTATGATAATTGGCACTTGAACATTGCAATTTGCTCCAAACGTACGAGTGTCGCTTATACACGATATGAATATAACTGAGAAGCTCTGCAGACGAGTCTAACTCTACTCCAGGAAAAAAACCCTGCAGTGATCCGTGCTGCAATCAGCCAAAGTGAAGGTATTACTGAATCAGGACAATGTAGATGCTCAGCTGTAATGAACACTGAACATTAGGGATAAAGTACAAATCTCCGAGTGTAACAccatttctgaaaattcttcGACACCCATGTTTCTTACGTCGAGCCCAGTCTTATTTATGATGACAGCTCGTCGAGGACCTGTGAGCGAGAATAAAAATGGCGGGAAAGAAATCTGCGGGGAATAGCGAAGGTCTGCGAGGGCTGCTCGTGGTCCGTCGTACTCATGATCGGAGCTCCGGCCCACACCACACATCCAACTGCTTGCGCGGCGCGCACAACCGCATTAGCTCGTCTCTTGGTAGTCCGACTCCTGTCCCACGATCAGTGTTCATCGTCGCGTGGCACACAGAGTTGCGCCACAAGTGGTGGAGGCAGGTTCCCGCCAGGTGTTACGTCGATTTGAACGGTTGAAAGACGGACGCGACCCCAACCATCAGAAACACAGTGCtttattgttttcaattaCCCGCTGCAGCTTTATTCCCCAGTACGTTGAATAACCGAAGAATTGTTTTTCGCTCGTCTATTATTGCGCAGAAGAGAAGAAAGGCGGTGTGAGGGAGtaggagagagggagaaagggagaaagggagacggagagcgagagagagtgATAAAGAGAAGGACAAACATTAAGGGCAGAGAGGGGTAGAGAAAGCAAGaaaaggagaggaagagaTTGTGGTTAGAGGAGTGCTTGATCGATGAGATTCTCTTGAGTTTACAACTGTTGAAGAAAATCTGACGTCCCTGATGATAAAAGCCACGAGTGGATATAGTTGAGAAGATTTAAGGGATTCGGTTCAATCGACAAGGAAAAACCTTCGAACTGGTAGATGAAGGGACGCTTCTTGGATATCAGCGATGATACAAtacggctaaaaaaaattttttttcaaccatctTAAAAAATACTTGTTACCAGCTGAGGTGAGCTCAATAAATCACCATGACATAGTCCCATCAAAATCATGCATGAAAAATCGTACAGCCAATTGTCCAAAAGGCAAAAGAAAGACGCTTTTGTTCAGAACACTATTCGTTGTatatattcattctattcgCTGCTTCTTGTTACGAATACTCACGGGCAATCAGTGTTTCATATCCGTTTCCCGTCGatcgattaattgtaattaaGTTCATATAAGCAAGATGTGACGTGGAATATACCTCGCGATGTTTACGTCCCGGGATTGTTTGGGGAAGAATTTGAAAGCCTCGTGTATCAGGGCAGCGAGTAATTCAATGAAAAGACtttttctgaaaatcgatCGAAAACGTTTCGCATCGCGCACGCAATCACGTGTTTTAAATTAATTCCTCTGCTTTTGTACGCACACGTGTATCTCTTAGTGATTTACACTTTATCTTTGCATGTGTAAAGGTATTTACATGTTCGCAAGCTATGAACATTCCATCGGTCCCGCAATAATCGACCCTGAGATCTTCCTTCCGGTATACATTGTCctatttcgcaaaaattttagCACGAGCACACATGCGGTgtggatttttttcctttccaacCCCACGCTCATCACTCACTGATCATTTCTGATGAATGATAGCGGATCAAAGACTGATCCGATATAGCTCAGGTTTACAATGGAGGTAATTAATGGCTGTACAGTGGTTTCAGTGGATATTATGGACACGGACAGGAAGCTATCGTAGGGGAGATCGTGTAATATGGTATGTGCCGGGCACATATCGTGAAGCGCTGTAACCTATGTACCACCCAAGGTGGCACAGATTGAAAGCTCCCTATCATCAACACACATCCTCTGTCGAGTGCGAACACTAGCTACTTGCCGCAACTGGGCTTCCACCGGTTGTTCAGATCGACCCGCTACATTGATCAGCGCATCTACCAATTGACCCGGCCAACTTCCGGTCTACCTCTCAACTGTTGGAAAAAACGGGCTACAGAACCCGGGGGAATTTCATTATCTGCTGCGTCTTTTGTCAACTATGGAAGTCGCCTCAGAATTGTGAGTAATATTTTAgcctttaattttcaaaaaactacgTGTTCTCgacttttttgcttttttgagCCACCATAAAGAAAGACTTTGAGAATTCATTGTCCTTGATTTCTCGCAAGAAATCAAATATCAGGTCTGAAGTATAACACAAGCGTCCCTCGGTGCACTTCTGATGCTGtctttttactcaaatttatTTAGCTACTTTACTTCAACTCAGAACGATGACGGACAGTTTATGAAAGCATTTAGATACGGCCAATCTTTTCGGTTAATTCTAGAGCAAGGAAGATGTCCGTTAGACTAATTGAACAAGTCACCATAATGATCGTTTAACTGTCTCGAATGTATAATTTCCAAATATTCTTTACTCATTGTCTTCAACCTATGGATCTTCTCTCGAGGAACAAGAAAATTCTCGCTTTTCGCACTATTTGAATTCTAACCTCGGTTTtccgtgatttttttccactttatgTTAAAACCTTGAACAAAGAGTCATTGAACATCTCCAAAGTAGATACCCGAATTATCAAATACGTACTTGCTGGTTCTAATAATTCTCTTCGTAATTTGCTAGTTGGAGTAATCGTGACCAAACAAAAGCGAAACGAAATGACAGTCGGGTCAGACGTGGGCGAGTTGGTTAGGGCCGTTTGTTGTTACCATCTTGACGCACGTATCAGTAGCCAGCACACCGTATTATATGTGCTACAAATTGTACGTTATGTTGAGCGAACAACACAACATCATGCCGAAAGAAAACTCGAAGAGGAGTGGAGTGTCTCTTCCATCTTTGGCTTTCATCTTGAtaacgtttttattttccccgAGATGACCTCACGGTAAATTGCCTCGTAGAACGGGCGACGCTTGATATACATTCGTAGATACAtaggtgtatatacatacatatttcacTTATATATCCGTTCCCACGGAGGAAGTACGAAGAAAATCGATTACTTTTTAGTTGTTTACTTTGCTTGCTCTTTTAATCGTGGGttggttgttgtttttgtttgttgttttttttccgttttttccaGTTCTTTTATCGTTCTTTCTTTATAATATCATATATCAATCAAAAACAACTTTTGTCGTTAGCCAAAGTTACGCAAATTGTTTCTGATCTCTTCTTCTCCTGCGCAGAAACATTGATTCTTGTCGTTGAAATTCAGTATAACAACGTTCCTCGATTCGTTAGATTTTAAATCTTACCTTAATCTTCTGGTTCTGATTACCTACGACGCGACAACTGATCaggataataattgaaaatcgaaaattcatttatcgTATTGTAATCTACGAAGAAACCAGAGAAtcgggaaaattttcttttcttcataatGGCGTGCGCTGCAGTTGATTGTTTCATCTTCGTTCTTTGTTCCAAGTTTCAATTAGGTCTTGAATTCATGAACCCCTTCACAAGAATCCTTTCGAGAGTATATAAACGAGTCCGTTCAACCGATTTCTCCCATTGTGTTCGACCCTCCGCAATGTGAACGTTCGATAACTGGATATATCCTCTAATTATTGCTATTGGCGGGCAATATAATTCCTTTGGCGTGCCATTTGAACCGCGCTAATTTCTAACCAAGTGTAATGAAAACGGAGGGTTAAGGGGGGAAGGGGGATTATTTTGCAGCTCATGTCATCGATCGTAAAGGCGTTTAACGTCATTTTGTCGAATTAGAATGCGTAGAACTCAacggaaaaaatcttttgtcgcACGTGATATAGTGATtgaagatgaataaatttccttCGAGATTGTCTGCACTCGTCTTCCAGCTGTGTAAAACGCTTTACGGCTTCCGAATATTTTCACCGTTATTGAATTCCACTCGATCGAGTACTTAGACGACGTCGAATAATGTCGGAGATATATGcagtttcatcaaaatcgtAATCAGTATACGGCACGCAACGCGTATTGACAATGCACTTGATGAGTCTATAACGTCACAGTGGACTCAGTATATGAATAGGTACGTACACATGAAATATGCTACATAGAAAGCATTCGTGGTTCGTTTATTCCCCGTGACGACTTTTAATTGGAGTTCCTTCTGACGCTCTCCATTCATCGCGCTCATCGCCTTAAGCCGCACGTATCGCCTTCAATCCTAGGCCATTGTGAAAGAACTATTCACATACACATCGATCGATGTGATGGCGTCCTAATAatcccttttttctttccttcttctccacTTTACCGTTGTTACCATTACCATCTTACGAAGAGGTTTTGTAGTGACAATTCCACCACCGCATATAGTAGGTACAGCTCATTAGAGGTCAACAGATAGCCTCGAAGTTTctgaatatacgtataattgtaCCAATTGTGCCAAAAATGAAGAGGAAGATGCGAAGTGTGCACAGTAATTGCAGATTTAATGCCTTTGGCATTGTACTGGGAATGGCGATTGATACGAAAGGGTATGACATGCACGGACGAGCTGCGGCTAACGCGTGTGGAGACGATGTGAAGGGGGCAAAACTGCGGGCGGGGATATTCATATCCTGTTTAGAACATGCGTATATCCACCGCGTGTGTACGCACGAGCTGACACCACGAGCTACACATGTACCGTTAGTAAAACTGCTTGTTAATGCTCGGCGATCTTGTCAAATGTCAACCGTCGTCGTCATATCGCATTTCCCGCCGCTGTGCACATTGCACATCAAGTCCAAAGCAGCGTCGGCCCTTCGGAAaaacgtgaaagaaaaaaaatccttccaAAATTCACTTCACTGTCCATTATTCCAATTCATTGAATTCTTCCTCACTTCGAATCGTTGGATCTGCTGCACGTATCGACCGACGAACGCGGAGTTAACTATTTTAGAAGATGATCAA contains:
- the LOC124411957 gene encoding uncharacterized protein LOC124411957 — encoded protein: MDGVGTITWETFLKDAEALVNVSDKIRDDWELVGDKGAPGMAYLSRQVKTYVPCEYPIDESPTGLDKEYWAENLDARMVKDPFEAASKDERPLITLHHVLWSMSYSVPVLYFNGWKSDFAGCNPVSVEVAQKLISNNDLGYSELSQAIHPILGTPFLQLHPCGSQDLLRHVWKSNNKLVSWLSVAAPAALQLKLHEDYYKLTIADESRVPEVTYEAD